A section of the Agrobacterium tumefaciens genome encodes:
- the nrdR gene encoding transcriptional regulator NrdR — protein sequence MRCPFCGSEDTQVKDSRPAEDNTSIRRRRICPDCGGRFTTYERVQLRELMVIKKSGRKLPFDREKLVRSFEIALRKRPVDRDRIERAVSGIARRLESSGETEIPSEEIGLQVLEALKSLDDVAFVRYASVYRDFSHAEDFENVIAEINAKIARDTDGGV from the coding sequence ATGCGCTGCCCATTCTGCGGTTCCGAAGACACACAGGTCAAGGACTCGCGTCCGGCGGAGGACAACACCTCCATCCGCCGGCGGCGCATCTGCCCGGATTGCGGCGGCCGCTTTACGACCTATGAGCGCGTGCAACTGCGCGAGCTGATGGTCATCAAGAAAAGCGGCCGCAAGCTTCCTTTCGACCGCGAAAAGCTGGTGCGTTCCTTCGAGATCGCGCTGCGCAAGCGACCGGTCGATCGTGACCGGATCGAGCGGGCCGTGTCGGGCATTGCCCGCCGGCTGGAAAGCTCCGGCGAGACGGAAATTCCCTCGGAAGAAATCGGCCTGCAGGTTCTGGAGGCGCTGAAGAGCCTCGATGACGTGGCCTTCGTGCGTTACGCCTCGGTCTATCGCGATTTCAGCCATGCCGAGGATTTCGAGAACGTGATTGCCGAAATCAACGCCAAGATCGCCCGTGATACGGATGGTGGAGTCTAG
- the glyA gene encoding serine hydroxymethyltransferase: MSNTDAFFSRPLAEADPDIFGAIEKELGRQRHEIELIASENIVSRAVLEAQGSIMTNKYAEGYPGKRYYGGCQFVDIAEELAIERAKKLFGVNFANVQPNSGSQMNQAVFLALLQPGDTFMGLDLNSGGHLTHGSPVNMSGKWFNVVSYGVREGDNLLDMDEVERKAKEHKPKLILAGGTAYSRVWDWKRFREIADEVGAYLMVDMAHIAGLVAGGQHPSPFPHCHVATTTTHKSLRGPRGGMILTNDEDLAKKFNSAVFPGLQGGPLMHVIAAKAVAFGEALKPEFKDYAAQVVKNAKALAETLIEGGLDVVSGGTDNHLMLVDLRKKNATGKRAEAALGRAYITCNKNGIPFDPEKPFVTSGVRLGTPAGTTRGFKEAEFREIGKLIVEVLDGLKVANSDEGNASVEAAVREKVVGLTDRFPMYPYM; this comes from the coding sequence ATGTCGAACACAGATGCTTTCTTCTCCCGCCCGCTTGCCGAAGCCGATCCGGATATTTTCGGCGCGATCGAGAAGGAACTGGGTCGCCAGCGCCACGAGATCGAACTGATTGCCTCGGAAAACATCGTGTCCCGCGCCGTGCTTGAAGCGCAGGGTTCGATCATGACCAACAAATATGCCGAGGGTTATCCGGGCAAACGTTATTACGGCGGCTGCCAGTTCGTCGACATCGCTGAAGAGCTCGCGATCGAGCGCGCAAAGAAGCTGTTCGGCGTCAACTTCGCCAACGTTCAGCCAAACTCCGGTTCGCAGATGAACCAGGCCGTGTTTCTCGCGCTGCTCCAGCCGGGCGACACCTTTATGGGCCTCGACCTCAACTCGGGTGGTCACCTGACGCATGGTTCCCCGGTCAACATGTCCGGCAAGTGGTTCAACGTCGTGTCCTACGGCGTGCGCGAAGGCGACAACCTGCTCGACATGGACGAAGTGGAACGCAAGGCCAAGGAACATAAGCCGAAGCTCATTCTTGCTGGCGGCACCGCCTATTCCCGTGTCTGGGACTGGAAGCGCTTCCGCGAAATTGCTGATGAAGTTGGCGCTTACCTGATGGTCGATATGGCGCACATCGCCGGTCTCGTCGCCGGTGGCCAGCATCCCTCGCCGTTCCCGCATTGCCATGTTGCGACCACCACCACGCACAAGTCGCTGCGCGGCCCGCGCGGCGGCATGATCCTCACCAACGACGAGGATCTGGCGAAGAAGTTCAACTCCGCCGTCTTCCCTGGCCTCCAGGGCGGCCCGCTGATGCACGTCATCGCCGCCAAGGCTGTTGCCTTCGGTGAAGCGCTGAAGCCGGAGTTCAAGGACTATGCGGCACAGGTCGTCAAGAACGCCAAGGCGCTGGCTGAAACCCTGATCGAAGGCGGCCTCGATGTCGTCTCCGGCGGCACTGACAACCACCTGATGCTGGTTGACCTTCGCAAGAAGAACGCGACAGGCAAGCGTGCGGAAGCAGCCCTCGGCCGCGCTTACATCACCTGCAACAAGAACGGCATTCCTTTCGATCCGGAAAAGCCCTTCGTTACCTCGGGTGTCCGTCTCGGCACGCCGGCCGGCACGACGCGCGGTTTCAAGGAAGCGGAATTCCGCGAAATCGGCAAGCTGATCGTCGAGGTTCTCGATGGTCTGAAGGTTGCCAATTCGGATGAAGGCAATGCCTCCGTCGAGGCTGCGGTGCGTGAAAAGGTCGTCGGCCTGACGGACCGTTTCCCGATGTATCCCTACATGTAA
- a CDS encoding L,D-transpeptidase family protein has product MTKKPVSESVSRRTLLRSAVSVGVAALAAPALAQNALNDLMGSSRRGNWDDQFDANTSRSAVGVVSNNPVLGREAPVYMQQAIMQYQQIVQNGGWPEVPVSQQRLQIGVSDPSVQALRQRLMVSGDLPREAGISSAFDSYVDGALKRFQARHGLPADGVSGEYTTKALNVSAQIRLAQLQTNLVRIQSMSGDLGQRHLMVNIPAAAIEAVENERVVLRNTAVVGRASRPTHVINSKIYEVILNPYWTAPRSIVEKDIVPLMQKDPTYLERNNIRLIDGKGQEVSPTTVDWFAPKAPNLMFRQDPGKINAMSSTKINFHNPNNEYMHDTPQQGLFNKLMRFESSGCVRVQNVRDLTSWLLRDTPGWSRQEMERVIASRVNTPIKLAQEVPVYFVYITAWSAKDGVVQFRDDIYGKDGNAELALNTTAGMEQPAGAVDDDLLPRN; this is encoded by the coding sequence ATGACAAAAAAACCCGTTTCCGAATCCGTATCGCGCCGCACGCTGCTGCGTTCGGCCGTTTCCGTTGGTGTTGCTGCACTTGCTGCGCCGGCTCTTGCGCAGAACGCGCTGAACGATCTCATGGGCTCGTCGCGCCGTGGCAACTGGGATGACCAGTTCGATGCCAATACCTCGCGTTCGGCCGTGGGTGTCGTCTCCAACAATCCGGTTCTCGGCCGCGAAGCCCCTGTCTACATGCAGCAGGCGATCATGCAATATCAGCAGATCGTGCAGAATGGCGGTTGGCCGGAAGTGCCGGTATCCCAGCAGCGTCTGCAGATCGGCGTTTCCGATCCCTCCGTTCAGGCGCTGCGCCAGCGTCTGATGGTATCGGGCGACCTGCCGCGTGAGGCCGGCATTTCCAGTGCCTTCGACTCCTATGTCGATGGCGCGCTGAAGCGTTTCCAGGCCCGTCACGGCCTTCCGGCTGATGGCGTCAGCGGCGAATACACCACCAAGGCGCTCAATGTCTCCGCGCAGATCCGCCTGGCGCAGCTGCAGACCAACCTTGTGCGCATCCAGTCGATGTCCGGCGATCTCGGTCAGCGTCATCTGATGGTGAATATTCCGGCCGCCGCCATCGAAGCCGTTGAAAACGAACGCGTCGTGCTGCGCAATACTGCCGTTGTCGGCCGCGCCAGCCGTCCCACGCACGTTATCAATTCCAAGATCTACGAGGTCATCCTCAATCCTTACTGGACCGCGCCGCGCTCGATCGTCGAAAAGGACATCGTGCCGCTGATGCAGAAGGACCCGACCTATCTGGAGCGGAACAACATCCGCCTCATCGACGGCAAGGGACAGGAAGTCTCGCCGACCACGGTCGACTGGTTCGCACCGAAGGCGCCGAACCTGATGTTCCGCCAGGACCCCGGCAAGATCAACGCCATGTCCTCGACGAAGATCAACTTCCACAACCCGAACAACGAATACATGCACGACACGCCGCAGCAGGGCCTGTTCAACAAGCTGATGCGTTTCGAGTCCTCCGGTTGCGTTCGCGTGCAGAACGTGCGCGACCTGACGTCGTGGCTGCTGCGCGACACGCCCGGCTGGTCGCGCCAGGAAATGGAACGCGTCATCGCCTCGCGCGTCAACACGCCGATCAAGCTCGCACAGGAAGTGCCCGTCTACTTCGTCTATATCACCGCATGGTCGGCGAAGGACGGCGTGGTTCAGTTCCGCGACGATATCTACGGCAAGGACGGCAATGCCGAACTGGCGCTGAACACGACGGCGGGCATGGAACAGCCGGCTGGTGCCGTGGACGACGATCTGCTGCCGCGCAACTGA
- the ldtR gene encoding transcriptional regulator LdtR, producing the protein MNSKVKPQAVVADAHEDTIRSLYMESLHLVERLHRRLLDVIKDEFDRQGRDDVNAVQALLLFNIGNSELTAGELRSRGYYLGSNVSYNVKKLVDLGLINHQRSRVDRRSVRISLTEKGQEIAETVARLYERHVGSIEKVGGIGTGEFSEMNKLLQRLDRFWNDSIAYRL; encoded by the coding sequence ATCAATAGCAAAGTTAAGCCCCAGGCCGTTGTTGCCGATGCACATGAAGATACCATCCGCTCGCTCTACATGGAGTCGCTGCATCTGGTGGAACGCCTCCACCGCCGTCTCCTCGATGTCATCAAGGACGAGTTCGACCGTCAGGGCCGCGATGACGTCAACGCCGTCCAGGCTCTGCTGCTGTTCAACATCGGCAATTCGGAACTGACCGCCGGCGAGCTTCGTTCGCGTGGTTACTACCTCGGCTCGAACGTTTCCTATAACGTCAAGAAGCTGGTCGACCTCGGTCTCATCAACCACCAGCGTTCTCGCGTCGACCGCCGCTCGGTCCGCATCAGCCTGACCGAAAAGGGCCAGGAAATCGCCGAAACGGTCGCCCGCCTTTATGAACGCCACGTTGGCTCCATCGAAAAGGTCGGCGGCATCGGCACCGGCGAGTTCTCCGAAATGAACAAGCTGCTGCAGCGCCTCGATCGCTTCTGGAACGACTCGATCGCTTACCGTCTCTAA
- a CDS encoding DUF6163 family protein, giving the protein MEPDSQPLPKRPLSEILFLVFMRLVAVSCFWFGLQYWAMLTGYSLGGHGRFDMLNLPWRVAGSALAVIFPVAALGLWLGASWGAVMWVMGAGTQIAMYKVWPHIFGANTLVPVMHGLVATIYILFLVAFWLDQRQNEERARIDLP; this is encoded by the coding sequence ATGGAACCTGATTCTCAACCTCTGCCGAAGCGCCCGCTTTCCGAAATCCTGTTTCTGGTCTTCATGAGACTGGTCGCCGTGTCCTGTTTCTGGTTCGGCCTGCAATATTGGGCGATGCTGACTGGCTATTCGCTGGGCGGCCATGGGCGCTTCGATATGTTGAATCTTCCATGGCGTGTGGCGGGCAGTGCGCTCGCGGTCATTTTCCCGGTTGCCGCCCTCGGTCTCTGGCTCGGCGCCTCCTGGGGCGCCGTCATGTGGGTCATGGGGGCAGGGACACAGATCGCCATGTATAAGGTGTGGCCGCATATCTTCGGCGCCAACACGCTGGTGCCTGTCATGCATGGTCTTGTGGCAACCATTTATATACTATTCCTGGTCGCTTTCTGGCTGGATCAGCGCCAGAATGAAGAGCGCGCAAGAATTGATTTACCATAA
- the hemB gene encoding porphobilinogen synthase, with the protein MQDKTHLVDEITGHRRMRRNRKADWTRRLVQENRLTVDDLIWPVFVVPGNNILEPIPAMPGVNRMSVDKLVEAAKEAADLGIPAIATFPNIEMELRDETGSNALEANNLINQATLAVKKAVPNIGMITDVALDPFTSHGHDGILRGDEIVNDETVDQVVRAAILQAEAGSDIISPSEMMDGRIGAIRRGLDAAGHQNVGIMAYATKFSSGYYGPYREAISTAGLLKGDKSSYYISPANGMEAIRDAALDVEEGADMLMVKPGLPYLDICWRLKENFGLPTFAYQVSGEYTQIKAAAMNGWIDGERVMMETLLCFKRAGCDGILTYFAIEAARKLAKG; encoded by the coding sequence ATGCAGGACAAAACGCATCTGGTCGACGAGATCACCGGCCATCGCCGCATGCGGCGCAATCGCAAAGCGGATTGGACGCGCCGTCTGGTGCAGGAAAACCGCCTGACCGTTGACGATCTCATCTGGCCGGTGTTCGTCGTGCCGGGCAACAATATTCTTGAGCCGATCCCGGCCATGCCAGGCGTCAACCGCATGAGCGTCGATAAGCTGGTGGAAGCAGCGAAGGAAGCGGCCGACCTTGGCATTCCCGCCATCGCCACCTTCCCGAATATCGAGATGGAGCTGCGCGACGAGACCGGCTCCAACGCGCTCGAAGCAAACAATCTGATCAATCAGGCGACGCTTGCGGTCAAAAAAGCCGTCCCCAATATCGGCATGATCACCGATGTCGCGCTCGACCCCTTCACCAGCCATGGCCATGACGGCATCCTGCGCGGCGACGAGATCGTCAACGACGAGACCGTGGATCAGGTCGTCAGGGCGGCGATCCTTCAGGCGGAAGCCGGTTCGGACATTATCTCCCCATCGGAGATGATGGATGGCCGCATCGGCGCCATTCGTCGCGGTCTTGATGCGGCCGGGCACCAGAATGTCGGCATCATGGCCTATGCGACGAAATTCTCGTCGGGCTATTACGGCCCCTATCGCGAGGCGATCTCCACCGCCGGCCTGCTGAAGGGTGACAAGAGCAGCTATTACATCAGCCCTGCCAATGGCATGGAGGCGATCCGCGACGCGGCACTCGACGTGGAGGAAGGCGCCGATATGCTGATGGTCAAGCCCGGCCTGCCCTATCTCGATATCTGCTGGCGGCTGAAGGAAAATTTTGGCCTGCCCACTTTCGCCTATCAGGTCTCCGGCGAATATACCCAGATCAAGGCCGCCGCCATGAATGGCTGGATCGACGGCGAGCGGGTGATGATGGAAACGCTTCTCTGTTTCAAGCGTGCGGGCTGTGATGGCATTCTTACCTATTTCGCCATCGAAGCCGCACGGAAACTGGCGAAGGGCTGA
- a CDS encoding RDD family protein yields the protein MSLDQNPTYAAPDDWRAYSGVLSRRVFAFLIDYAIVLLLCIPAAVIVFFLGIITLGLGFFLYPALFVIVAVLYFGMTLGGPSQATPGMRAVGIAMARMDGQRIDFLMSTVHIVLFWIINSVLTPFILLAGLFTERSRLVHDFLLGTVIVRTR from the coding sequence ATGAGCCTCGACCAGAACCCCACCTATGCCGCACCGGATGACTGGCGCGCCTATAGCGGCGTCCTGAGCCGGCGGGTCTTCGCATTCCTGATCGATTACGCGATCGTTCTCCTCTTGTGCATCCCGGCTGCCGTGATCGTCTTTTTTCTCGGCATCATCACGCTGGGGCTTGGCTTCTTTCTCTACCCGGCGCTGTTCGTCATTGTCGCGGTGCTTTATTTCGGCATGACGCTTGGCGGCCCCTCGCAGGCCACCCCCGGCATGCGCGCCGTGGGAATTGCGATGGCGCGCATGGATGGTCAGCGAATCGATTTTCTGATGTCCACGGTGCACATCGTGCTCTTCTGGATCATCAACTCGGTTTTGACGCCGTTCATCCTGCTGGCGGGCCTGTTTACGGAGCGCTCACGCCTTGTTCACGACTTCCTGCTCGGCACCGTTATCGTCAGAACGCGCTAA
- a CDS encoding arginyltransferase, translated as MNTQATPSPQFYLTAPATCPYLPNQMERKVFTHLVGPRAAEMNDLLTQGGFRRSQNIAYRPACETCRACVSVRILTEQFQPTKSMRRVLAANKDVVATVHAAEPSTEQFALFRRYLDHRHQSGGMSDMSALDYAIMVEDTHVNTRIIEYRVREPGSGIDSSKRGELLAVALSDVMSDGLSMVYSFFNPELEKRSLGTYMIIDHITRTRALGLPHVYLGYWVDGSEKMGYKTRYHPQEHLTPRGWEVYTPEEK; from the coding sequence ATGAACACGCAGGCGACGCCCTCTCCCCAATTCTATCTTACGGCGCCGGCCACATGCCCCTATCTGCCGAACCAGATGGAGCGGAAGGTCTTCACCCATCTCGTTGGCCCGCGCGCCGCTGAAATGAACGACTTGCTGACCCAAGGCGGTTTTAGGCGCTCGCAGAACATCGCCTATCGACCCGCCTGTGAAACCTGCCGCGCCTGCGTCTCCGTTCGCATCCTCACCGAGCAGTTCCAGCCGACGAAATCGATGCGACGCGTTCTCGCCGCCAACAAGGATGTCGTCGCCACCGTTCATGCGGCCGAACCCTCCACCGAACAGTTCGCCCTGTTTCGCCGCTACCTCGACCACCGCCACCAGTCCGGCGGCATGTCCGACATGTCTGCCCTCGATTACGCGATCATGGTGGAAGACACGCACGTGAACACTCGCATCATCGAATATCGCGTCCGCGAACCCGGCTCTGGCATTGATTCCAGCAAACGCGGTGAGTTGCTGGCCGTGGCGCTCAGCGACGTGATGAGCGACGGCCTGTCGATGGTCTATTCGTTCTTCAACCCGGAACTCGAAAAGCGCTCGCTTGGGACCTACATGATCATCGATCATATCACCCGCACCCGCGCGCTCGGCCTGCCTCACGTCTATCTCGGCTATTGGGTCGATGGCTCGGAAAAGATGGGCTACAAGACCCGCTACCACCCGCAGGAGCATCTGACGCCGCGCGGGTGGGAGGTTTATACGCCGGAAGAAAAGTAA
- a CDS encoding AbrB/MazE/SpoVT family DNA-binding domain-containing protein, with translation MKINLITIGEDTGLVIPKQIIERLGWQAGDLLNMHCDGDLLELRAHSASEQATDNFNRQLESARHAMRKYHVALKALAES, from the coding sequence ATGAAGATAAATTTAATCACGATCGGTGAAGATACTGGTCTTGTCATCCCCAAGCAAATTATCGAACGACTGGGGTGGCAGGCAGGCGACTTGCTCAACATGCATTGTGATGGTGATCTGCTTGAGTTACGAGCTCACAGCGCAAGCGAACAAGCGACAGACAACTTCAATCGTCAGTTAGAATCTGCTCGGCATGCGATGCGCAAATATCATGTTGCCCTAAAGGCGCTTGCCGAGTCATGA
- the parC gene encoding DNA topoisomerase IV subunit A produces the protein MGKNLVPPSGGDDNIHPVDLKAALEERYLAYALSTIMHRALPDVRDGLKPVHRRIVYAMSEMGLRPNSAFRKCAKIVGEVMGNYHPHGDQAIYDALARLAQDFSLRYPLVDGQGNFGNIDGDSPAAMRYTESKMTAVAELLLEGIGEDAVDFRDTYDESNSEPVVLPGAFPNLLANGASGIAVGMATSIPPHNAHELCDAALYLIKHPDAPVEKLVEFIPGPDLPTGGVIVESRENILDAYKTGRGGFRVRAKWETEDLGRGGYQIVITEIPFQVQKSRLIEKIAELLIARKLPLLEDVRDESAEDVRIVLVPKSRTVDATLLMESLFRLSDLESRLPLNMNVLSLGKVPKVMALNEVLTEWLAHRKDVLVRRSRHRLAAIDRRLEILGGLLIAYLNLDEVIRIIREEDEPKQVMMAKWSLTDLQAESILNMRLRNLRKLEEFEIRKEFDELTNEKAEIEALIASDDKQWQTIAWEIGEVKKKYAKATELGRRRTQFADAPDADIEAIQQAMIEKEPVTIVISQKGWIRALKGHMSDTSSLTFKEGDGPKLAFPAQTTDKLLLLTTGGKAYTLGADKLPGGRGHGEPIRIMVDMENDQDILTAFVHDPSRKLLLVSTAGNGFIVAESEMVANTRKGKQIMNVSMPDEAKLAVPVSGDHVAVVGENRKLLAFPLAQVPEMSRGKGVRLQRYKDGGVVDVKCFALADGLSWSDTAGRIFTKVGEELREWLADRATAGRTVPKGFPRSGKFGG, from the coding sequence ATGGGAAAAAATCTTGTACCTCCGTCCGGCGGAGACGATAATATTCATCCGGTCGATTTGAAGGCAGCGCTGGAAGAGCGCTACCTCGCTTACGCCTTGTCCACGATCATGCATCGTGCGCTGCCGGATGTTCGCGACGGCCTGAAGCCGGTCCACCGCCGTATTGTGTATGCCATGAGCGAAATGGGCCTGAGGCCCAATTCCGCCTTCCGCAAATGCGCGAAGATCGTCGGTGAGGTGATGGGTAACTACCACCCCCACGGCGACCAGGCGATCTATGATGCGCTAGCGCGTCTGGCGCAGGATTTCTCTCTGCGTTATCCGCTGGTCGACGGGCAGGGCAACTTCGGTAACATCGACGGTGATAGTCCTGCCGCCATGCGTTACACCGAAAGCAAGATGACGGCGGTGGCCGAGCTTCTGCTCGAGGGTATCGGTGAGGATGCGGTCGATTTCCGCGACACCTACGACGAATCCAATTCCGAGCCGGTTGTTCTGCCCGGCGCGTTTCCGAACCTGCTGGCGAATGGCGCTTCCGGCATCGCTGTCGGCATGGCGACGTCGATCCCGCCGCACAACGCACACGAGCTATGTGACGCGGCGCTGTACCTCATCAAGCATCCCGATGCGCCGGTTGAAAAGCTGGTCGAGTTCATTCCCGGTCCCGACCTGCCGACCGGCGGCGTGATCGTCGAAAGCCGCGAGAACATTCTCGATGCCTACAAGACCGGCCGCGGTGGGTTCCGCGTGCGCGCCAAATGGGAAACGGAAGACCTGGGCCGCGGCGGTTATCAGATCGTCATCACCGAAATTCCGTTCCAGGTTCAGAAATCGCGGTTGATCGAGAAGATCGCCGAATTGCTGATCGCGCGCAAGCTGCCGCTGCTTGAAGATGTCAGAGACGAATCCGCCGAAGATGTGCGTATCGTGCTGGTTCCGAAGAGCCGCACCGTCGATGCGACGTTGTTGATGGAATCGCTCTTCCGTCTCTCCGACCTCGAAAGCCGCCTGCCGCTCAACATGAACGTGCTGTCGCTCGGCAAGGTGCCGAAGGTGATGGCGCTGAACGAGGTGCTGACCGAGTGGCTGGCGCATCGCAAGGACGTGCTGGTCCGCCGTTCCCGCCATCGCCTTGCCGCGATCGACCGCAGGCTGGAGATTCTAGGCGGTCTCCTCATCGCCTATCTCAACCTCGACGAGGTGATCCGCATCATCCGCGAGGAGGATGAGCCGAAACAGGTGATGATGGCGAAATGGTCGCTGACGGACCTGCAGGCTGAATCCATCCTCAATATGCGGCTGCGCAATCTGCGCAAGCTCGAGGAATTCGAAATCCGCAAGGAATTCGACGAACTGACGAATGAGAAGGCCGAGATCGAAGCGCTGATCGCTTCTGATGACAAGCAGTGGCAGACTATCGCCTGGGAAATCGGCGAGGTCAAAAAGAAATACGCGAAGGCGACCGAACTCGGTCGCCGCCGCACGCAATTTGCGGATGCGCCGGATGCCGATATCGAGGCCATACAGCAGGCGATGATCGAGAAGGAGCCGGTCACCATCGTCATTTCGCAGAAGGGCTGGATCCGGGCGCTGAAGGGACATATGTCCGACACCTCATCGCTCACCTTCAAGGAAGGAGACGGCCCGAAACTGGCTTTCCCGGCACAGACCACGGACAAGCTCTTGCTGCTGACGACTGGCGGCAAGGCCTATACGCTCGGCGCCGACAAGCTGCCGGGTGGTCGTGGTCATGGCGAGCCGATCCGCATCATGGTCGATATGGAAAACGATCAGGATATCCTGACCGCCTTCGTGCATGATCCCTCACGCAAGCTGCTGTTGGTCTCCACCGCCGGCAATGGGTTCATCGTCGCAGAAAGCGAAATGGTCGCGAATACCCGCAAGGGCAAGCAGATCATGAACGTATCCATGCCTGACGAAGCCAAGCTCGCGGTTCCCGTTAGCGGCGACCACGTCGCTGTGGTCGGAGAAAACCGCAAGCTCCTGGCATTCCCGCTGGCGCAGGTCCCGGAAATGTCGCGCGGCAAGGGCGTGCGCCTGCAGCGCTACAAGGACGGTGGCGTCGTGGATGTGAAATGTTTCGCGCTCGCCGACGGCCTCAGCTGGTCCGACACGGCCGGGCGTATTTTTACCAAGGTTGGCGAAGAACTGCGCGAATGGCTCGCCGACCGCGCAACAGCGGGCCGCACTGTGCCAAAGGGCTTTCCGCGGAGCGGGAAATTTGGCGGGTGA
- a CDS encoding SulP family inorganic anion transporter gives MNRFQTYRREWFSNIRGDLLSGIVVALALIPEAIGFSVIAGVDPKVGLFASFAIACVSAFTGGRPGMISAATAATAVLMVTLVKEHGLQYLFAATILMGVLQILAGLVKLGRVMRFVSRSVMTGFVNALAILIFMAQLPELIGVPVETYVMIAAGLAIIYLFPLVTKIVPSPLVAIIVLTCVAVFSGMDIRTVGDLGELPSTLPIFALPQVPLTFETLQIIFPYSVALAAVGLLESLLTAQIVDDMTDTGSNKSRECIGQGTSNIASALIGGMGGCAMIGQSVINVSSGGRGRLSTFVAGAFLLFLILVLDDLVRIIPMAALVAVMIMVSIGTFSWRSILDLRRNPPSSSIVMLVTVGTVLATHDLAKGVLAGVLLSGVFFAGKVSKLFHVRAELSADGRERIYRVDGQIFFASTESFIAAFDFSEEVEAVTIDVTQAHLWDISAVGALDKVVLKFRKAGRRVEVIGVNEASAHMIDRFALHDKQDGAAAPLH, from the coding sequence ATGAACAGATTTCAGACTTACAGACGTGAGTGGTTTTCCAATATTCGCGGCGATCTCCTTTCCGGCATCGTCGTGGCACTCGCCCTCATTCCCGAAGCCATCGGCTTTTCCGTCATCGCCGGGGTCGATCCGAAGGTGGGGTTGTTCGCCTCCTTTGCGATCGCCTGCGTTTCCGCCTTCACCGGCGGCAGACCGGGCATGATCTCGGCGGCAACCGCCGCCACGGCCGTCCTGATGGTTACGCTCGTCAAGGAACACGGGCTGCAATATCTCTTCGCCGCCACCATCCTCATGGGCGTGCTGCAAATTCTGGCGGGCCTTGTAAAACTCGGCCGGGTGATGCGCTTCGTCTCGCGTTCGGTCATGACCGGCTTCGTCAATGCGCTGGCGATCCTGATCTTCATGGCGCAATTGCCGGAACTGATCGGCGTCCCGGTCGAAACCTATGTCATGATCGCTGCCGGTCTTGCGATCATCTATCTCTTCCCGCTGGTCACCAAAATCGTGCCTTCGCCGCTGGTCGCCATCATCGTTCTCACCTGTGTCGCCGTCTTCTCCGGCATGGATATCCGCACGGTCGGCGATCTCGGTGAATTGCCCTCCACGCTGCCGATATTCGCCCTGCCACAGGTACCACTGACCTTCGAGACGCTGCAGATCATCTTTCCCTATTCCGTGGCGCTCGCCGCCGTCGGTCTGCTGGAATCGCTGCTGACGGCGCAGATCGTCGACGACATGACGGATACGGGCAGCAACAAGAGCCGGGAATGCATCGGGCAGGGAACGAGCAATATCGCCTCCGCCCTCATCGGCGGCATGGGCGGCTGCGCCATGATCGGCCAGTCCGTCATCAATGTCAGTTCGGGCGGTCGTGGCCGCTTGTCTACCTTCGTCGCGGGCGCGTTCCTGCTGTTCCTCATACTGGTGCTGGATGATCTCGTGCGTATCATTCCCATGGCCGCGCTGGTGGCGGTGATGATCATGGTCTCCATCGGCACATTCTCGTGGCGCTCCATCCTCGATCTGCGCCGCAACCCGCCATCCTCCAGCATCGTCATGCTGGTCACGGTCGGCACGGTGCTTGCGACCCACGATCTCGCAAAGGGCGTGCTGGCCGGCGTCCTTCTCTCCGGCGTGTTTTTCGCGGGCAAGGTGTCGAAACTCTTCCATGTCCGGGCGGAGCTTTCGGCCGATGGCCGGGAGCGGATCTATCGCGTCGATGGTCAGATTTTCTTCGCCTCGACGGAAAGCTTCATTGCCGCTTTCGATTTCTCCGAAGAGGTTGAGGCGGTGACAATCGATGTCACGCAGGCGCATCTGTGGGACATTTCCGCGGTCGGCGCTCTGGACAAGGTGGTGCTGAAATTTCGCAAGGCCGGCAGGCGGGTCGAGGTGATCGGCGTCAACGAGGCAAGCGCCCACATGATCGACCGCTTCGCCCTGCACGATAAGCAGGATGGCGCCGCCGCGCCGCTGCACTGA